A stretch of Anaeromyxobacter dehalogenans 2CP-1 DNA encodes these proteins:
- a CDS encoding SIR2 family protein translates to MDAGRATLTEALDELCGRRAQLTDAIFRGQFALWVGSGISRERFQPVAALMTRLVTSLAAHVDVTDPECPYRAALEKIARHATTKCADFTNPPQAFIDQLCPHYSKVLEEDVHLAAGDRSLVFDVLDLPRMYSEPAVLPDAEHRFIALLVMEGVVPRILTTNWDGLIEAAYRDAQDGHAPPLPVVISPADLDGVEPGPRLVKFHGCAVRAAKHPDAKQHFVATQKRINEWNMSEQFLAIRDEVRTAVRYFPALLVGLSAQDVNIQMQFEQAVVGREPWATWAPSRAAFAQAEAGEAQERILKTLYGKHYAGANAGQIERAATIGLYAKPLFGALYFELVFRKLLAICDAGQEAFTPEQLQFVRAWLLNTQNRIRDHYDRLPPSERWVRLSECLPSHIAHAHGLYRHYRPISRETAYVPVSRIQLGHPQGAPEDARALLCLAALSHGDTLGAWSAEPPRPGSDAFHAFLKIGLRQWRIVVVRDSLLAMHRLEASMLSAHAAETVAVYPTGSRPRKRRRGLGATLPSRGRSAGPYEVWFDEIASEPYTPAQMVEELKLELLGLPHAP, encoded by the coding sequence GTGGATGCAGGGCGCGCAACGCTGACCGAGGCACTTGACGAGCTGTGTGGCCGTCGGGCGCAGCTCACTGATGCCATTTTCCGCGGCCAGTTCGCCCTGTGGGTCGGCTCTGGAATCTCTCGTGAGCGCTTTCAGCCTGTTGCTGCGCTCATGACCAGGCTTGTAACCAGTCTCGCGGCGCACGTTGATGTTACGGACCCTGAGTGCCCGTACCGTGCGGCTCTCGAAAAGATTGCTCGGCATGCCACGACGAAATGTGCGGACTTCACTAATCCGCCGCAAGCGTTCATCGATCAACTGTGCCCGCACTACTCGAAGGTTCTTGAGGAGGACGTTCACCTTGCGGCAGGAGATCGCTCGCTAGTCTTTGATGTGCTCGACCTTCCGCGCATGTACAGCGAGCCGGCTGTACTCCCAGACGCGGAACATCGGTTCATTGCGCTACTTGTCATGGAGGGCGTGGTTCCGCGCATCCTGACTACCAATTGGGATGGGCTAATCGAGGCGGCGTACCGGGATGCTCAGGATGGCCACGCGCCGCCTCTTCCGGTAGTCATCTCGCCTGCCGACCTCGACGGAGTCGAACCGGGCCCGCGCCTCGTCAAGTTTCATGGATGCGCGGTTCGAGCCGCGAAACATCCCGACGCAAAGCAGCATTTTGTGGCCACTCAGAAGCGGATCAACGAGTGGAACATGTCTGAGCAGTTTCTCGCAATCCGCGACGAGGTTCGGACGGCTGTACGGTACTTCCCTGCGCTCTTGGTCGGGCTCTCCGCTCAAGATGTAAACATTCAAATGCAGTTCGAGCAGGCCGTCGTAGGTCGCGAGCCGTGGGCGACGTGGGCTCCTTCGCGCGCGGCGTTCGCGCAAGCTGAAGCGGGAGAGGCTCAGGAACGAATTCTCAAGACGCTGTACGGCAAGCACTACGCTGGGGCCAACGCAGGCCAAATCGAACGAGCGGCGACGATTGGGCTGTACGCGAAGCCGCTTTTCGGCGCGCTTTACTTCGAGCTCGTATTTCGAAAGCTGCTCGCGATCTGCGACGCGGGACAAGAGGCATTCACGCCTGAGCAGCTTCAATTCGTGCGGGCGTGGTTACTTAATACGCAGAACCGGATCCGCGATCACTACGACCGCTTGCCTCCGTCCGAGCGATGGGTGCGACTCTCGGAATGTCTCCCGAGCCACATCGCGCATGCTCACGGCCTATATAGGCACTACAGACCGATTTCGCGGGAGACTGCATACGTTCCCGTGTCGCGAATCCAACTCGGTCACCCGCAGGGTGCGCCGGAGGACGCCAGGGCTCTCCTTTGCCTTGCCGCGCTGTCACACGGAGACACGCTTGGTGCATGGTCGGCAGAGCCGCCACGCCCGGGCAGCGACGCTTTTCATGCGTTCCTGAAGATCGGCCTTAGGCAATGGCGCATAGTTGTGGTTCGCGACTCGCTGCTCGCGATGCATCGTCTGGAAGCCTCTATGCTGTCGGCTCACGCGGCGGAAACCGTTGCTGTATACCCGACCGGGTCGAGGCCGCGAAAGCGTAGGAGGGGACTAGGGGCGACGCTTCCTTCTCGGGGCCGTTCGGCCGGCCCCTACGAAGTGTGGTTCGACGAAATCGCGTCTGAGCCTTACACACCTGCTCAGATGGTTGAAGAGCTGAAGCTCGAGCTGCTCGGACTGCCCCATGCACCATAG
- a CDS encoding AAA family ATPase: MIARLKRLSIKGFRRFEVEATVPLDADVILVHGPNGTGKSSVLNAIEFGLTGHVRDLELYRADYPRSLRNVKADAGEVGLSWADSKGEVYSSRLHVGSDNLVKGVPAVAGEDARFFQERCYLSQPRLTRLLETYQTPSEEDDEAPLVRFVRELLRLDVTSNLVDGLNDALDIRRLRKRSTALARLDANEKDVQQQLDVAGPALKAAEARAIELRARVAEKLGAAAALGDAFTADEEPARLRDQLGVLIAAAREEYNVVQSVRARVAGTVSSAAVSVPAMSADLPARLAEASSALKAVDAELTRAVDESVRSAALAGVSAALLPGESDPSARVRGVHEAISQAVSRVRVVDATRAELRGRIDVIEQRKRAINSARQEAVIVDQQAAASRKDLLSLLQRALPHVETSNHCPVCARDYGELERGSLAEGVRRQIGLLGGMTAADDAALRQERALRAEGDQLDRELSALRVQYDKLGAALLPETHAALQSAAERIDAAVALVERRAALVRGQAVLLNEQARANTLSLRQEWTVSEIARLANELGMAAPAEATLDAVGLVIEERSRVAKLREGQLLSALASVGELEAAQEAHVRARRSAERATAQANAVAVARKRVQKTVGQVKAVFDAAKETTKELVAHVFSAELNAIWVELFSRLAPSEVFAPRLSAPEIERRNIVVSAQAVADGVTPFAQLASVLSAGNLNTAALSLFLALHLVERPKMRVLLLDDPVQSMDDVHVIQLSALLRALVRQQHRQIVLAVHERALYDFLYSELGPSREGLKLVGIELSHATDPWRVTVSESRQEYVADGLPL, from the coding sequence GTGATCGCCCGCCTAAAACGGCTAAGCATCAAGGGCTTTCGCCGATTTGAGGTCGAAGCGACGGTTCCGCTCGATGCGGACGTAATTCTCGTTCACGGACCGAACGGCACCGGCAAGAGTTCAGTGCTGAATGCTATAGAATTCGGTCTCACCGGACACGTTCGCGATCTCGAACTCTACCGTGCGGATTACCCTCGGTCGCTGAGAAACGTGAAGGCCGACGCCGGTGAGGTCGGTCTGAGTTGGGCTGACAGCAAGGGGGAGGTCTATTCGTCGCGTCTGCACGTTGGTTCAGACAATCTCGTCAAGGGAGTTCCCGCTGTAGCGGGAGAGGACGCTCGCTTTTTTCAGGAGCGGTGCTACCTCTCTCAGCCCCGTCTCACGCGGCTGCTCGAGACGTATCAGACCCCGAGCGAGGAGGATGACGAGGCCCCGCTCGTGCGCTTCGTCCGAGAGTTACTCCGCTTGGATGTCACGAGTAACTTGGTCGATGGACTCAATGACGCCTTAGATATCCGACGCCTTCGAAAGCGCTCTACCGCGCTGGCCCGCCTCGACGCGAACGAAAAGGACGTTCAGCAGCAACTAGACGTTGCAGGCCCGGCGCTGAAGGCGGCCGAAGCTCGTGCGATCGAACTGCGCGCGCGAGTCGCCGAGAAGCTCGGAGCTGCGGCCGCACTGGGCGACGCGTTCACCGCGGACGAGGAGCCCGCTCGCCTACGTGACCAACTGGGCGTGCTAATCGCAGCCGCTCGCGAGGAGTACAACGTAGTGCAGAGCGTACGGGCGCGCGTCGCAGGCACGGTGTCGTCTGCTGCGGTCTCAGTCCCGGCCATGTCGGCCGACCTCCCTGCGCGACTTGCGGAGGCAAGTTCTGCGCTTAAAGCAGTCGACGCTGAGTTGACGCGAGCCGTAGACGAAAGTGTTCGCTCGGCCGCACTCGCTGGAGTGTCTGCGGCGCTACTTCCCGGCGAGAGCGATCCTTCCGCTCGCGTCCGAGGCGTCCACGAGGCCATTTCGCAGGCCGTATCGCGCGTGCGTGTGGTGGACGCGACGCGTGCCGAGCTGCGTGGCCGCATCGACGTTATCGAGCAGCGGAAGCGAGCTATCAACTCCGCGCGACAAGAAGCCGTTATAGTCGACCAACAAGCGGCAGCGTCGCGAAAGGACCTGTTGTCGCTCCTGCAGCGGGCGCTTCCGCATGTTGAAACGTCCAATCACTGCCCGGTGTGCGCTCGCGACTACGGTGAACTGGAACGCGGATCGCTTGCGGAAGGCGTGCGGCGACAAATTGGGCTGCTTGGAGGAATGACGGCGGCGGACGACGCGGCGCTCCGGCAGGAGCGCGCTTTACGTGCCGAAGGTGATCAGCTCGACCGCGAACTGTCAGCGCTTCGAGTTCAATACGACAAACTCGGCGCGGCTCTGTTGCCGGAAACCCATGCTGCGCTGCAAAGCGCGGCTGAACGGATCGACGCTGCCGTGGCGCTGGTGGAACGGCGGGCCGCCCTCGTTCGCGGCCAGGCGGTCTTGTTGAATGAGCAGGCTCGCGCGAATACGCTGTCGCTCCGGCAAGAATGGACCGTATCCGAAATTGCTCGACTTGCGAACGAACTGGGTATGGCGGCGCCTGCTGAGGCAACCCTCGATGCCGTGGGCCTCGTCATCGAGGAACGCTCCCGCGTTGCGAAGCTGCGCGAAGGGCAGCTTCTCTCGGCGCTTGCTTCCGTTGGTGAGCTCGAGGCGGCGCAAGAAGCACACGTGCGAGCGCGCCGATCTGCGGAAAGAGCGACGGCCCAGGCGAATGCGGTGGCAGTTGCTCGCAAGCGCGTTCAAAAAACCGTCGGCCAGGTGAAAGCGGTATTCGACGCCGCGAAGGAGACGACGAAAGAGCTGGTAGCGCACGTCTTTTCTGCGGAGCTGAACGCGATATGGGTCGAACTGTTCTCACGTCTAGCGCCAAGCGAGGTATTTGCTCCTCGTCTAAGTGCCCCAGAGATCGAGCGGCGCAACATTGTGGTTTCCGCGCAAGCGGTTGCCGATGGTGTGACGCCGTTCGCTCAGCTCGCCTCTGTCCTCAGCGCCGGGAATCTCAACACGGCTGCGTTGAGTCTGTTCCTCGCTCTGCATCTCGTCGAGCGTCCGAAGATGCGCGTTCTGCTTCTCGATGATCCCGTTCAGAGTATGGATGACGTGCATGTCATTCAGCTCTCTGCGCTGTTGCGAGCCTTGGTGCGCCAGCAGCATCGCCAGATTGTGCTGGCAGTTCATGAACGCGCTCTGTACGACTTCTTGTACAGTGAGCTCGGCCCATCTCGAGAAGGTCTCAAGCTTGTCGGAATCGAGCTGAGCCACGCTACGGATCCGTGGCGGGTGACCGTGTCCGAGTCGCGCCAAGAGTACGTTGCTGACGGACTTCCGTTATAG
- a CDS encoding XRE family transcriptional regulator — MISSQKLGERIAFARKNANLTQADLAAKIGVARTTLVAVEKGERRPSNAELIKLAGFLKVSVHDLLREHAVTGEVSPRFRMTAPPGNATEANAVVKRLQSLGSRYAELEQLLGLRRIPAPLESIEAYRADRAGAGWVSGAPNAMRLLGQDAARTVRNALDVGDGPALSLEQQLELQAGLRIFHLPMPNAIAAMLIWSDELGACVAINRGHPLERRRWSLSHETAHFLRDREEGEVLPLHLARRTDPAEVFAESFAQEFLMPSGAIARRFSERVRANGRFTIADILWMAHLYQVSFQAMTLRLEDLELLPSGTYEGLAEKKFKASEAAESLGLQSITQPRPELLPDRFISLAAQAYEKELISETEFASYLEVDRVTARRVYQSRRQSQVEDGMVVELDLGREFVTQAGHEP, encoded by the coding sequence ATGATCTCGTCACAGAAGCTCGGAGAACGGATCGCGTTCGCGAGAAAGAACGCTAACCTCACCCAGGCGGACCTTGCCGCTAAGATCGGAGTCGCTCGTACGACGCTCGTCGCAGTGGAGAAGGGCGAGCGGCGACCGTCGAACGCAGAACTGATCAAGCTCGCCGGCTTTCTGAAGGTCTCTGTTCACGATCTGCTTCGCGAACACGCAGTGACCGGCGAAGTGTCACCGCGGTTCCGCATGACGGCGCCACCAGGGAACGCCACTGAGGCCAACGCCGTCGTGAAGAGGCTTCAGTCGCTCGGCTCGAGATACGCAGAGTTGGAGCAACTGCTCGGGCTTCGTCGGATTCCGGCGCCGCTGGAGTCGATCGAGGCCTATCGAGCCGATCGGGCCGGAGCTGGCTGGGTTTCCGGCGCACCCAACGCGATGAGACTCCTGGGCCAAGATGCGGCACGCACGGTGCGAAACGCGCTTGATGTTGGAGACGGTCCGGCGCTCTCGCTTGAGCAGCAGCTCGAGCTTCAGGCGGGTTTGAGGATCTTCCATCTTCCGATGCCTAACGCGATCGCAGCCATGCTCATCTGGAGCGATGAGCTCGGAGCGTGCGTTGCGATCAACAGGGGGCACCCCCTCGAACGACGACGGTGGTCCCTGAGTCACGAGACCGCACACTTCCTACGAGACCGCGAAGAGGGAGAGGTCCTGCCACTGCATTTGGCGCGGCGCACGGATCCTGCTGAGGTGTTCGCAGAGTCGTTCGCCCAAGAGTTCCTAATGCCCTCCGGAGCGATCGCGCGCCGGTTCTCCGAACGCGTGCGAGCGAACGGACGGTTCACGATCGCGGACATCCTCTGGATGGCTCACCTGTACCAGGTGTCGTTCCAGGCGATGACCCTGCGACTCGAGGATCTCGAACTCCTTCCCAGTGGAACCTACGAAGGGCTCGCGGAGAAGAAGTTCAAGGCATCGGAAGCTGCCGAGAGCCTGGGGTTGCAGTCGATCACCCAGCCACGTCCCGAACTGCTCCCTGACAGGTTCATAAGCTTGGCGGCTCAAGCCTACGAGAAGGAACTCATCTCCGAGACTGAGTTCGCTTCGTACCTAGAGGTCGATCGCGTGACTGCCCGGCGCGTCTACCAGAGCCGCCGCCAGTCCCAGGTTGAGGACGGAATGGTCGTCGAACTGGATCTCGGGCGCGAGTTCGTCACCCAGGCGGGCCACGAACCGTGA
- a CDS encoding 7-cyano-7-deazaguanine synthase — protein sequence MKSPAYRYEVDGGGRIVVSHGGGTHILTPKLTADTVERSWLAPFARPERDLIRVAAAIHSVDRLSRRIPQGTKGLERELHWQRRLHVKLAVEDPDRWAAARERVARLLAFMTDDEWNLTFASCSDHLRPQPLFTENCENAEVGLFSGGLDSIVGTYLRSRTAKKLIVVSVHGIQVRASAQQRAITMLQRASFFSVPLHWVSFDHQLRHAHPPEKSQRCRGFLFLSIGAAVARTVGASTLHTYENGIGALNPPMNLAQVGAQNTRAMHPGTLASLEGILEVVQDDPVRLEAPFLFSTKGEMCRDAREHLIPLAQASNSCDEGEHGKPDPAEHCGLCTSCLLRRSALFAALGDKDPTPYRNRTSSHDDYDVLAFEQQARRFGGMQDWSTLLRSDPSLALIASYSKRRGTAPAVVADRIRDLFGRHRAELDSFYAARRPRPKIASSEERV from the coding sequence GTGAAGAGTCCGGCGTACAGGTACGAAGTCGATGGCGGTGGTCGCATCGTCGTGAGTCACGGCGGCGGCACTCACATCCTGACCCCGAAGCTGACTGCCGACACGGTCGAGCGCTCGTGGCTGGCGCCATTCGCGCGTCCCGAGCGTGACCTCATTCGCGTCGCGGCGGCAATCCACTCCGTCGACCGACTCTCGCGGCGTATCCCTCAAGGCACGAAGGGGCTCGAGCGCGAACTGCACTGGCAGCGCAGGCTACACGTAAAGCTGGCCGTCGAGGATCCCGACCGCTGGGCAGCGGCGCGCGAGCGAGTCGCTCGGCTACTCGCGTTCATGACGGACGACGAGTGGAACCTGACCTTTGCGAGTTGCAGCGACCATTTGCGGCCCCAGCCCCTGTTCACCGAGAACTGCGAGAATGCCGAGGTGGGGCTGTTCAGCGGAGGCCTTGATTCAATCGTGGGAACGTACCTTCGGTCTCGAACCGCAAAGAAGCTGATCGTTGTCTCTGTACATGGCATCCAGGTTCGAGCGTCTGCACAGCAGCGCGCGATCACCATGCTTCAGCGCGCGAGTTTCTTCTCCGTTCCGCTTCACTGGGTCAGCTTCGACCATCAGTTGCGGCACGCGCACCCTCCGGAGAAGTCGCAGCGGTGCCGCGGCTTCCTGTTCCTCTCGATTGGAGCTGCCGTCGCGAGGACGGTGGGCGCCTCCACGCTCCACACGTACGAAAACGGTATCGGGGCATTGAACCCTCCGATGAACCTGGCTCAGGTTGGTGCGCAGAACACGCGCGCCATGCACCCCGGCACCTTGGCCTCGCTTGAAGGGATCCTCGAAGTCGTCCAGGACGATCCCGTTCGACTCGAGGCTCCGTTCCTGTTCAGCACCAAGGGAGAGATGTGCCGTGACGCGCGCGAACACTTGATTCCGCTCGCGCAAGCATCTAACTCATGCGACGAAGGCGAGCACGGCAAGCCCGACCCGGCCGAGCACTGCGGCCTCTGCACTTCCTGTTTACTGCGCCGAAGCGCGCTCTTCGCCGCGCTGGGGGATAAGGATCCTACCCCGTACCGGAACCGCACGTCGTCGCACGACGATTACGACGTGCTCGCGTTCGAGCAGCAGGCTCGCCGCTTCGGAGGGATGCAGGACTGGTCGACTCTCCTGCGGTCGGATCCGAGCCTTGCCCTCATCGCGAGCTATTCGAAGCGGCGGGGAACCGCTCCCGCCGTTGTCGCCGATCGCATCCGCGACCTGTTCGGGCGGCATCGCGCGGAACTCGACAGCTTCTATGCCGCTCGCAGGCCGCGCCCCAAGATTGCCAGCTCCGAGGAACGCGTATGA
- the mobF gene encoding MobF family relaxase, translating to MLSHKVLTRQDVGRAASYYEDGADDYYAGEGDSSAWQGKGAEALGLEGAVDSRRFRELLAGRVTADDPMSRSATRRDSQSRIGIDLTFSAPKSVSLQALVGGDERIVEAHDRAVARAIAAAEERAQTRKKVKGESRVEDTRNLVVAKFRHETSREQDPQLHTHALVLNLTRRSDGAWRALRNDEIVKATKYLGAMYRAELAAELQDVGYALRHGREGTFELAHMERAQLIAFSRRTEQIERRMAQEGLTPENATSEQKQRVKLATRPRKVSVDRQALFAGWHARARELRIDLTRPAPFDAGHRRRTASGRRDPGAAAHSAGEGARRSVRFAIAHLTERQAIIEERELLDVALKHAVGRATLPNVRREIARLSSIGYLIPESPLYRAADAPINAPGSPKGAWVAAEVRRGMARDEARTHIDAAIAGGRLVLVERRFTTQTALEREKRILRIERDGRGAAQPIGGSDQIRSRLASTDLNDGQRAAVELITTSPHRVVGVQGYAGTGKSHMLDHAKGLAEERGHRVVALAPYAAHVRALRELGVEAKTLASFLAAGDKALDDKTMLVIDEAGTVPTRQMERALKLAEQAGARVVLLGDTGQTKAIEAGRPFHQLQAAGMQTAVMAEIERQKDPALREAVSLAARGESESSLARLSDVREVRDDHERRRAIAADYAQLPEEERASTIVVAGTNEARREINRAIREDLGLAGRGHEFATLTRRDTTQAERAFSKNYSPGDVIQPERDYPKAGLSRGGLYEVVENGPGNRLTVRAEKGEVVEFSPMTCRRLSVYEPERSELAAGDRVRITRNDAARDLANGDRFAVADVTRETVTLTDGKRTVELPANKPLHVDHAYATTVHASQGTTAERVLIDVATKSRTTSQDVYYVAISRARQEARIYTDDLARLPAAVAREHAKHAALDLDRSDRNR from the coding sequence ATGCTGAGCCACAAGGTGCTCACGCGACAGGACGTAGGCCGCGCCGCGAGCTACTACGAGGACGGCGCCGACGACTACTACGCCGGCGAGGGCGACTCCTCCGCGTGGCAGGGGAAGGGCGCCGAGGCGCTCGGGCTCGAGGGCGCGGTCGACAGCCGCCGGTTCCGCGAGCTTCTCGCCGGCCGGGTGACTGCGGATGACCCGATGTCCCGCTCCGCGACGCGCCGGGACTCCCAGAGCCGGATCGGGATCGACCTCACCTTCTCCGCTCCGAAGAGCGTCTCGCTCCAAGCGCTCGTCGGCGGGGACGAACGCATCGTGGAGGCGCACGACCGGGCGGTCGCGCGAGCGATCGCCGCCGCCGAGGAACGCGCCCAGACGCGCAAGAAGGTGAAGGGCGAGAGCCGGGTCGAGGACACGCGCAACCTCGTCGTCGCGAAGTTCCGTCACGAGACGAGCCGCGAGCAGGATCCCCAGCTCCATACTCACGCCCTGGTGCTGAACCTCACCCGCCGTTCGGATGGCGCTTGGCGCGCGCTCCGCAACGACGAGATCGTGAAGGCGACGAAGTACCTCGGCGCCATGTATCGGGCCGAGCTAGCCGCCGAACTGCAGGACGTGGGGTATGCGCTCCGGCACGGTCGGGAGGGCACGTTCGAACTCGCCCACATGGAACGGGCGCAGCTCATCGCGTTCAGCCGGAGGACGGAACAGATCGAACGCCGGATGGCGCAGGAGGGGCTGACGCCCGAGAACGCGACTTCCGAGCAGAAGCAGCGGGTGAAGCTCGCGACGCGTCCTCGGAAGGTATCGGTGGATCGCCAGGCCCTCTTCGCCGGGTGGCATGCCCGGGCACGCGAGCTCCGGATCGACCTGACCCGACCTGCTCCCTTCGACGCGGGCCATCGTCGCCGAACGGCTTCCGGACGTCGTGACCCCGGCGCCGCAGCACACTCCGCAGGCGAGGGCGCCCGGCGCAGTGTCCGGTTCGCGATCGCGCACCTCACCGAGCGCCAAGCCATCATCGAGGAGCGCGAGCTGCTCGACGTCGCCCTCAAGCATGCCGTCGGCCGCGCGACGCTGCCCAACGTTCGCCGCGAGATCGCACGGCTCTCGTCTATCGGGTACCTCATCCCGGAGAGCCCGCTCTACCGCGCCGCCGATGCACCGATCAATGCGCCGGGCTCGCCGAAGGGGGCCTGGGTCGCAGCGGAAGTACGTCGCGGGATGGCGCGCGACGAAGCGCGGACGCACATCGATGCGGCGATCGCGGGGGGCCGGCTTGTACTTGTCGAGCGGCGGTTCACTACGCAGACTGCCCTGGAACGCGAGAAGCGCATCCTCCGGATCGAGCGCGACGGGCGCGGGGCGGCGCAGCCGATCGGCGGCTCGGACCAGATCCGGAGCCGGCTCGCCTCCACTGACCTCAACGACGGGCAGCGCGCGGCAGTGGAGCTCATCACCACGAGCCCACACCGGGTCGTCGGCGTCCAGGGATACGCCGGCACCGGGAAGAGCCACATGCTCGACCACGCGAAGGGACTCGCCGAGGAGCGCGGCCATCGCGTGGTCGCCCTCGCACCGTATGCGGCTCACGTCCGCGCCCTGCGAGAGCTTGGCGTCGAGGCGAAGACGCTCGCCTCGTTCCTGGCCGCCGGCGACAAGGCGCTCGACGACAAGACGATGCTGGTCATCGACGAGGCGGGCACCGTCCCGACCCGCCAGATGGAACGGGCGCTCAAGCTAGCCGAGCAAGCTGGCGCGCGCGTCGTGCTTCTCGGCGACACCGGGCAGACGAAGGCCATCGAGGCGGGGCGGCCGTTCCACCAGCTCCAGGCGGCCGGCATGCAGACCGCCGTCATGGCCGAGATCGAACGGCAGAAGGATCCGGCGCTCCGGGAGGCCGTGTCGCTCGCTGCGCGAGGCGAGAGCGAGTCCTCGCTCGCGCGCCTCTCCGACGTCCGCGAGGTCCGGGACGACCACGAGCGCCGCCGGGCCATCGCCGCCGATTACGCGCAGCTCCCCGAGGAAGAGCGCGCGAGCACCATCGTCGTCGCCGGCACGAACGAGGCGCGGCGCGAGATCAACCGTGCGATCCGGGAGGATCTGGGCCTCGCCGGGCGCGGGCACGAGTTCGCGACGCTCACCCGGCGCGACACGACTCAGGCCGAGCGTGCCTTCTCCAAGAACTACTCCCCAGGCGACGTCATCCAGCCGGAGCGCGACTACCCGAAGGCGGGGCTCTCGCGCGGCGGGCTGTACGAGGTCGTGGAGAACGGTCCCGGCAACCGGCTCACCGTACGTGCCGAGAAGGGCGAGGTGGTCGAGTTCAGCCCCATGACCTGCCGCCGACTCTCGGTCTACGAGCCGGAGCGTTCGGAGCTCGCGGCCGGCGACCGCGTCCGGATAACCCGGAACGACGCCGCGCGCGACCTCGCGAACGGCGACCGCTTCGCCGTGGCCGACGTGACGCGTGAGACCGTCACCCTCACCGACGGGAAGCGCACAGTGGAACTGCCCGCCAACAAGCCGCTCCACGTCGACCACGCCTACGCCACGACCGTCCACGCCAGCCAGGGGACGACCGCCGAGCGCGTTCTCATCGACGTGGCCACGAAGAGCAGAACGACGTCTCAGGACGTATATTACGTGGCGATCAGCAGGGCGCGGCAGGAGGCGCGGATCTACACCGACGACCTCGCGAGGCTTCCTGCGGCCGTGGCGCGAGAGCACGCGAAGCACGCGGCGCTCGATCTCGATCGCTCAGACCGTAATAGGTAG